The following proteins are encoded in a genomic region of Necator americanus strain Aroian chromosome II, whole genome shotgun sequence:
- a CDS encoding hypothetical protein (NECATOR_CHRII.G8518.T1), with protein sequence MGQRAKKNQTVWVFWNVLATLKDLCWIPVLALRAKSHVGFFHTRMKHPSRILWFVRHGERVDNVDKAWKNTAERWDDPPLSPRGHQQAREVGNFLVSEAIDHVVCSPFTRCVETVTEILAVRKTSPPVWIEPGLGESLNVCMSPPGWPTMDKIKKMNPNVDDTYAPVFPVLPPETGGDSGCIPRVIKTLRTILAKYPTGNILFVSHGSPTAACHLAICGSWKYVGQCTIGKVISESGNFKCEYFGYKEHLSDQTNLHENQSVKRRCSKEQIEEKMKVVNEQ encoded by the exons ATGGGTcaacgtgcaaaaaaaaatcaaacagtaTGGGTGTTCTGGAATGTTTTAGCAACCTTAAAAGACCTTTGTTGGATTCCTGTACTTGCCCTACGGGCCAAATCCCACGTAGGATTCTTTCATACCC GTATGAAGCATCCCAGTCGGATACTTTGGTTCGTTCGACATGGTGAACGTGTAGATAACGTAGATAAGGCATGGAAAAACACCGCCGAACGTTGGGATGATCCACCGTTGAG ccCTCGAGGTCACCAACAAGCTCGAGAAGTCGGGAACTTCCTTGTTTCTGAGGCTATCGATCACGTAGTTTGCTCACCATTCACACGTTGCGTGGAAACAGTGACCGAAATTCTCGCCGTTAGAAAAACATCACCTCCCGTATGGATCGAACCAGGATTAGGTGAATCGTTGAATGTTTGTATGTCACCGCCAGGCTGGCCAACGATGGATAAAATAAA AAAGATGAATCCAAATGTGGACGATACGTATGCACCTGTTTTTCCTGTCCTACCTCCTGAAACTGGAGGTGATAGTGGATGCATTCCACGGGTAATTAAGACGTTACGTACAATTTTAGCCAAATATCCTACGG GTAATATACTTTTCGTATCACACGGCAGTCCAACTGCCGCTTGCCATCTAGCAATATGCGGGTCGTGGAAATATGTGGGCCAATGCACTATAG GTAAAGTTATCTCAGAATCGGGGAATTTCAAATGCGAGTATTTCGGCTACAAAGAACATCTTTCTGATCAGACTAATCTACATGAAAATCAAAGCGTAAAACGTAGATGTTCGAAGGAGCAAATTGAGGAGAAGATGAAAGTAGTTAATGAACAATGA
- a CDS encoding hypothetical protein (NECATOR_CHRII.G8518.T2), with protein MKHPSRILWFVRHGERVDNVDKAWKNTAERWDDPPLSPRGHQQAREVGNFLVSEAIDHVVCSPFTRCVETVTEILAVRKTSPPVWIEPGLGESLNVCMSPPGWPTMDKIKKMNPNVDDTYAPVFPVLPPETGGDSGCIPRVIKTLRTILAKYPTGNILFVSHGSPTAACHLAICGSWKYVGQCTIGKVISESGNFKCEYFGYKEHLSDQTNLHENQSVKRRCSKEQIEEKMKVVNEQ; from the exons ATGAAGCATCCCAGTCGGATACTTTGGTTCGTTCGACATGGTGAACGTGTAGATAACGTAGATAAGGCATGGAAAAACACCGCCGAACGTTGGGATGATCCACCGTTGAG ccCTCGAGGTCACCAACAAGCTCGAGAAGTCGGGAACTTCCTTGTTTCTGAGGCTATCGATCACGTAGTTTGCTCACCATTCACACGTTGCGTGGAAACAGTGACCGAAATTCTCGCCGTTAGAAAAACATCACCTCCCGTATGGATCGAACCAGGATTAGGTGAATCGTTGAATGTTTGTATGTCACCGCCAGGCTGGCCAACGATGGATAAAATAAA AAAGATGAATCCAAATGTGGACGATACGTATGCACCTGTTTTTCCTGTCCTACCTCCTGAAACTGGAGGTGATAGTGGATGCATTCCACGGGTAATTAAGACGTTACGTACAATTTTAGCCAAATATCCTACGG GTAATATACTTTTCGTATCACACGGCAGTCCAACTGCCGCTTGCCATCTAGCAATATGCGGGTCGTGGAAATATGTGGGCCAATGCACTATAG GTAAAGTTATCTCAGAATCGGGGAATTTCAAATGCGAGTATTTCGGCTACAAAGAACATCTTTCTGATCAGACTAATCTACATGAAAATCAAAGCGTAAAACGTAGATGTTCGAAGGAGCAAATTGAGGAGAAGATGAAAGTAGTTAATGAACAATGA